CGGATTTGAAATTTATAGACCTATTtatctaaacaacaaaaatacatttaaaattcaTCAATGAAACGCAGCGTAACCTACTTCATGATTTCAAGTTTATTAAGGGCTTTGCATAtacataattaatttaattaatagatACGAAGTGTTATTCTTCGCATCAAGTTAGCTACATAATTGTGGTATCATCAAATATATAtaagttttaattaattatatatatgtacgaATCTAATTGAATCtccctttaaaataattttttttcgtaGTTGAACCATccataaaattattggtttTCGTAGTTGAAAATTTGTTTTAATTGTTTGTGTTTATGTTATTTACATCGATAATTTGAACGAAATATATATGAACATAGCTCTGACGAGAAAGCAAGACATACTAATaaagatttcaaataaaatttattacgaCGACATTATTTTTTAcatgatatatttttaattagcGACGTACGTTTATTTTCCCGAACAAGCTCATCCAATTAgagattattaaaattaatttaattaatcaaacacattatattaatttttcagTATTTTAATATGGAGTTAATGTCAGGGAATTATTGTTTGGATTTGCGATCTGCTTGCGTTCAACTTTAAGTTTACTTTTAAAATAAGAACTAACAATTATAAGCTCATAAAGcattatcattttaaattgtttAGAATAGTTTTaagagtttatttttaaaacaatatCTAACAACTTATACGCTTATAAAAGATAAAAcaaacttataagttgtttttaataACTTCTTTAACAATATTTGTGCTAGTGTGTATCGAATTAATTTCCTTTTTCTAAAAATCTAATTACCTCGATAAACACAAATAATTGCCGACGAATCAATAACCAACAACCATTTACTCTAAAATTTGATACTTAACTTGAACAATTTCAatgagaaaattaaaatttgctcatgaaagaaattatatataaatttgcaCACACATTATCCATTTTCCAATTCCATGCCTTAGTGTATTTGGATGTCTAAAAAATGgaatttggaattggatttggatttggaattggatttggattttaaaatccatgACATTGAAATTCCATTTTGTGTTTGgcagaaatttaaaatatattttggaatttgatagtataaattttggataaatgatattttataaaaaattataaaaaaaaaacttaaaatttataagtaaagtatatgaatttattatttaaaaataattttattgctttataaactcaaatcccgTAAAATCCGACCAATTTTATCAAGATTTCACTTAACTAATTGAAATCTTATGAAATCCCACCAAATACCAATCTCGTTTTGAAATCCAAAATTGCCAAACACTAAATCGGTATTTTCAATTCCAAATCTCACCAAATCCCGTCAAATTCCCGTCATCCAAACACATTAAATCACTTTTCTGTTTCAAAgacaatatatttttataaaccaACTGGAATTGATCATATTAGGACAAATCCAAATTATTGTcagattaattaaatttgaaaagttATTATTTTCCAAGAAAttaaccaaaatccatagtgtACCAGAATTGATGGTTTCAATAGGATGACCGGTTGTATATAACATGGGCTATTGCCTGAACCAGGAAAGCGGCGGACGGCGATCAGAGGTGAGCGGCTGCCACGGCGTTTAAGGAGAAAAATtcaggaattggccaaactaaAGTTACGGGAAAATTTTGAGGAGAGTATATacaatttgtttaaatataaaatattaccTGAACCACGGTAGCGGCGGGCGGCGATCAAGGGCAAGCGGCCACGTTCAAGGAGAATTTGAGGAGAAGAATTTGAAGGGAGAGGAATTTGAAGGCAGAGCGGTTGTGTCGTGTTGGAGTCTTGACGAGGAgtgtattaaatttttattttttttaaaaaaaaaatacaagaatTGAAGTAAAACGTGACATGGCTGCCACATGAAATTGGTGCACATGAGTGCCCATTATGTGTTGCTCATTATAACATAATAACGTTACTAACTTTACGGCTCATATCTTCCAAATTATGTGTTCCGTGTAAATTATAATAaggagaattttttttaaatatatttgacGTTTTGCGAGTTTAATGGGTTATTTTATCATTATTGAGTTTAATCCATATCCATATCTTTCGTTTTTAGAGCTATATCTTTGTCCTGTCCTTTATTTCATATAAGTTAGATATATCAGTATCATATTAACACCACATTAATATTATGGAcgattataattaataaaattataagttTTCAGTCCCCAAAAAAACACCACTTAAAtacaaaaactaaaattaaaaaataattatttgaaattgaaattcgataatataaaatttataatttccaATAATAAGCTTACATATCTCTCACAAACATCTCTGACAATTATTCCTAAACTCAAGACAATCATGCAAGTGATATATCTCACCaatcatattaatttttatttatcgtTCTATCAAAAGTTATAATTATACATAAAAACCaatcatattaatttttatttatcgtTATATCAAAAGTTATAAAGAACCACTCAGCGCCGCATGTTTAGCAACCTCAAGTTCTATTTTATTGCATTGCAAAATTTAGGGTTCATATGTAAGAACTACTACATACGCTCGACATTTGTTTTCATCGTCGCATCGCCTGAGCTTCTTAATAATGTATGTTACCTACACAAAAGTCTCGGTTTCGATGGCGGTAGCCGGTTTCATCTCTTGTTTGTTGGAACTTCGTCGTCTTCCCCTGGTTTCTTGAGAGGGTGTCCTAGCTTATTTTGACTTCCCTGCGAGTGTGCAATAAAGGATAAAAGAATGAGTATGGAGAAGTTTTAAAATAtcgagtgtgtgtgtgtgtgcgcgcTAATAAATGTGTGTATAAGAGTGCCATTTTTTCAATCATATCGAGAAAACTAGGAAACAGTGAGTTATGCAGTTATTTACTTACAGGCCCCTTTTGGACGGATACCCGTCGGAAAGATGGCGCACGTGCAACTGATGAAGCTGCGGCCGCGGCAGCCACTCGTATCCTGCCAAATGAAGCAGGCATTATATCAATTTTTCACCCATAATCGTcacaataataatattaatagcAACAAGAACCTCCAAGTTTCAAGTACCTTTTGTGCACATCAACAAATTCATCCGTCTCATCAACAATTTCCTCCTGTATCAACAAATAGAATCATGAGTGCAAGTACAAAATAGAGGGGGATAGCGTATCCAGGCTATTACTTTACCTGCAAGAGTTCTTCGAATACGTCTTCCAAGGTGATAATACCAATAACTTCACCATCTTCCGAGTCGTCTGATGGAGGCAATTTACCAACAATCATGTCATATGTAAGGTTACTTTTAGAGCTAGGCCTTGGAACCTTCTCAATATCAACCACTACACTTTCCGCCTTCTCTTCTTTATTGGATAGTAATGGGGTCGTTAAATGTGAATTCCCATACGTGGGTTCATTCTCTTCAGACTTCTCCACAATTGAAGGaggttttttgtttttgctcttGACAACAGCCGCCATATGACTGCTACCTTTTTGGAACTCATTGAGTATGTCATATAACGGCATATCTGCTGGAACACTGTGAAGAATCActgtgaataaatacttcaaccATCGTAAACAAACAGTTAGATAAACGAGCTAGGAATAAAATGAAACGTGTATTCTTGTTGCAGCCAATAGATCTTTGCTTGCCAACTCTGTCTCTGGCATTGAATACAAGATGGTGCAAGAATTTATTCAAGGCATTATTGTGTTTTATGTTGAACATCACAGTTCAAACTTCTACATTCAACTTGTGCAGGAACTTTGGGAATGAAGAATATATCATGGAATAAGACGTAATAATATCAAGATTACAATGAATCTTTTGATATAATATGTTTCCCTATAACAATCATGCCGTAAAGTTCTCTACTGTACCGTGGGATTCTCCGTATCGAAACAGCACTCACTGGGGTCTCTGTTTCTGCTCTCACAGTAAGAAGACTCTTAACCTGTTAACAAAGAGGCTTCTGAGCGTCACAAGTACATGTATACAAATTATAAGAACACGTACAATTTTCAGATGTTTTACCAGTAAGAGTCCAATTATATTTTTTGGGTTCCCAGAGTAGACAGGAACTCGACTGTGCCCACGAGCCAGAATCTTACCCATTGCTTCCCTGAGGTAACACGTATGATTTGTATGATATACAGAATAAAAGAAGAATTATAAAACTTAAGTGAAATATAAGCCCGCTGCCATACTGGCTGGAACCAACATGTTTCAAATTGTGTTCTGGTATATGAGATGGACATAGGTGCCACAAAATAAGAGAGAGTTTTGTATTTGTTCTAAAGATCATAAACAATGACAAATAGTCGATGAGTTGTTTCACTTATGATGAGTTAGGATGCAGAAACACTTCGCTTATAaactatttattaaataaagcTTTCTTaagagcttttttttttttttttacaaaattaacTTTTATGTCTAAAATATCAGTAAAAGATAATGTCTACTTGAgtgtatttataaaaaaaaaaccgtcAAAATCATATTTTCCAGCTTCTTAACATCGGGCTTTCATCACATTTTTAATAAAGAGCCCTTTTTTAAAGCATTTTCGCCATCTCAGCACACACTTAATACATTGCCTTCGTGCTTATAGAGAAATAGATCTTAATGAGAAATTGCCACTCTCACTCAAACATTATAGAACTTTAATATGTTACCAGTCCAACTTCGAGTTGACATCCAAAGAAAATGTGGACTCGATTGGTGTCATTGCCTCCTCAGCGGTCTGTTTGAAGATGATTAAAAGAAGAAAGAGAGAAAAGGAAAGAACATTACTTTCAAGGAACTATAGAAAACCAAAACGTTTAGTAACGATGAACTAGATGCTATCTTGACTCATGAGGTCAAAATTTACAACTGATGGAAACTAAAATACCATTGGTGAAATAccgttaataaaattttttgatgtTAACCAAATGCGGAAGCTATTGAAGATTCTAATAGCAGAGATCGAAAATGTTTGATGAGTCCCGATAGTGCACACTATATCCAGCATGAGACATACCTTCTCCGTTAAATCTAGTGCTCCACTAATAATTGTTGTCTCGTCATGTGTGAGATCCCCTCCTTTACCGGCCTAAAAGATACAGAACAAACATTATCCTAAACAGGTAAAACATTTAGCGCATAGAAGATTTTCATCAGAATAAAAACAGTTAACCCAATATCTAATTCAATGGGTACTAACACTTGGAAAAATAAAGGCATGGAAGATATCTTGGAAATTTTATTACCTCACGGCTGTGAATAGAAACAAGAGCCTTCAGTTGAGCTCGTCTAAACAACGCCTCATTATGTCCCAGTACACAATCTAGTATctatgataaaaatatatatataatgaataaAAATGACAGCATAAGGTATCTTTTATGAGTAGGGCTCAAGCATGATTATTACAAGAGGCGATCTGAATATCCATATATTAGCGTGCATTTTTGTAGcaccaattattttaattcatgGAAATAAAATTGCCAAACAATTAAATCCAGAGTAAACTTAATGACATTTTGCTTaggtaaaataaaatttacctTTCCAATTGGGTAAGAAATCGGGTAGCAAATGATCATCAAAACACGCACAAGATATATAAAATTCGCACCTACCGCAAGTCCATACCTAGAGCAAATTGCTTGAGGTATAACCTGGCAACATCAAATAACAAGAGAATTCACCATCATACAAGCCGGAAACTATTCATTAGCTGATCTCAGCTCATAAGAGAATGCACCATTGAAATGTACaccaaataaataatatagtAGATGCATGTACCTCTCCAAAAAATAGAACAAAAGTCACCGACAATATAATGGCAACATACTGATTGAAAAGCTTATCCAGGTATATAGGAAGGGCCTGCAAGATTCAAGAATGGTACGAAAGCAGAACTTTATCAATATAATTCAGTAAGATAAGCCATACAAAAGTCTTGAAATgaatatataaaagaaaaaaataatataattcccCAGAACTAGGAACTAGGACTATCTCAAGAAAATTGTAAGCAAACAAAAGTTACAATATAACAGTATTCTTTTTAAAATTACATGCAAATTTTCCCTATCAACTGTACCACATAGTATAATTAAACCCCAAGCCGGTTCTTTTCAAATTGTGAACAGAAATCTGAACCATCACtgaaaaattgaaataaaatcaaaactttTGGTTTTATTCCAATTCCTGGAAAAATAGGAAACTGGAAGTAACCTGAACAACAATTCATCTTCAGCATTAAAATCACGAGCCTACATCaataacttaatttatatatttcgaATTACTTGATTTCCATCTATTATATTTAAACcctccttttatttattttcctgATACAATCTATAATATTTGTGTTAACTATTGAATAATCATATTTAATTAGTTTCACAGTTGATGAACCCACAAGCAGtgccattatttttttaaaagttgaaAAGAATAACTTTGAGGCAAATTAGTTCGAGCGATTACCGAATCAAACTAGAACATTAAGATTTGAAACCAACACATGCCCAAGCTCTAGTTAAGGCCGTCACCTTCCTTCGGAAACTAAACCGCTAGCTTTGAAATTATAATCAGGGGCCTAAAATACTATTTGTAACATATAAATCTCACTGTCAAATGCATACCATCTGCTCTGGTGACTGTGCTCTACAAGTAAATGGATTGTATAATCCCTCAGTTGATAGGACTGCTATGGGAAAAATAAAGCAAAGATAAAGCAAAGACACCTCTCAGAGTTCGAAGCCCACACAACTCATTTGTGAGGCAAAGCAGGTACTTCAGTTTAGCGCTTTACTTATCGAAACAATCTTGCGTGGGTTGCAGCCATGTatatcaaaattaattaaatccagCAAGCTGCCCAAATAATTTGCTGAATTTCGCACTCAGTTCCCATGTATCATTTTATGAAGATTATGCTTGTCTTATGCTATTCTAGTTCCAAAATTCCATTCTCAGTTGGTCTCTATTACACTGGGGATTCCTAGGGCAACTGACAACTTGATTTGTTAAGTTACTTGATATTCTGTATCTGTTCGAATTTGAACATTGGGTCAAAAACACATGAAAACCTATAGATTTTCGTTCAATACAACTGCACCACTTAAACTGCTTAATTTCGGTTAGAAGTAGAACACGTCACTTCACTCAGTAATTCCTGCAGAACCATTGCTTTTCAAAAGCTGAAAAGAAAATAGGTATGGCCCGTAGCACAAAATCAACATTCCACATTCAAGAaacatcattaaaaaaaaattacaaagtcATAATCAGTACCTCCATAGCAGCAGCATTACATAAAAGTAGTGTCACAAGAAGCTGGTGCTGCTTCTGAACCACTGGAAGTATTGCAGCTGAAAATTACAGACCAATCATCAAAATCAGAGGAACAAATAAGAAGACCACTACTAGCACAAAAATTTCAAGACAGACCAGTAGTCAAGTGATATATTTCAACATATAACTgtaatacatgcatataaagCATATTCAAGCAGATTCTAAAGAACTGCCAGATTCAGGATCGACAATTATCCTCATTTTTCAGCCGagccagaaaaaaaaaaaccacaacTAAAACAACCAACCCACATGGACATGAGCAGCCCGAGCCACAATTTAAGCCTACGGGGGCAACTGAATAGAATAGGTCACACTTTTTAGAAAATTACACATGGAAATCAAGTTCAAGATTAGCTTGCAATACAAACTATTGCTAAAAGGTAATATGGAGACGGGAAtaggaataaaaaaaaaaaaaagtaatctTTCGACAAATTCCAATCAAATCCGCCTCCGCCcatcaaaagaaaaagaaaagaaaagaaataaatacCAGCCTGTTTCTTCTCAGAGGAGGTACCGCTCCTCTGAAGGATCTCGAGGTCGACGAGGCCCAATGACATGAGACCCAATGTCAATCCGGACATGATACCGGCAAACAGCACAAGCACGCATGAGATCCCCGCGTACACGAACCACCAGACGGTTCCGAATTCAATCTCTGCGTCCAAAAAGACGCTATCTTGGAGTCCCCCATGCCTGATAGCCACAGATGCCAACACCACCGCATTCACCAGGTGcataatcaatcaatcaatcgccTTCTAAATCCCTCTCTTCCCTTCCGCCGTGCACTGCCGTATATGAAATGTGATTATTACTTTTGACTTAATCAGCAGATCCACCACCACATTCCTGACCTGATTACCTTTTTCCAGCTAAACAAACAAATCACCTACAGTACAGGTGGTCGTGgcacttatatatataatgataatgataataccgcctatattataatatttggatttgaatttttttatgataaTAAATAAAGTAGGGTGGTCAAAAAAGATTTTTGAACTTCCATTACATCAATTGAGAAGGGACAATCTAACATACGTCTCGTCTTGTTTTTAGTTCAGCCAAAGGGACTTCCCTTCATTTTATTTAAGCCAAAAGGATCTCAACTTATGGGTAGTATAGACTTTTAGGTAACGTTTGGTTCgaaaatatgataaataatatttggataagtaatataatataatataaaataaataaaaaatgatagttaatatagtatttgattgatagattatagtttgtgtgatttgattgattgaattttatataaaaatgataaattatcattttgtcctttttaaaaataaataaaatatgaataatattatttataagggtaatatagtaatttaaattcaatgatttgattgatataaaataaatgattaatgatttgattgatgtaaaataaataaataattaatagatgaataaatagtATGACGAGAAGAACGAAGGATTAGATAAGACAAGTTATACAAGTATTATTTGTACTTGTACCAAACAAGCCCTTAAGATTGAGACTGATTTTCAAGAAAAACTAACTTATGTGGAACTAATTTTAAATTGTCAACTAACTCTGTAGATATTTTAAATTGTATACCGAAGCCAATAGACATATCTACCTCCTTCAGTAGATATCAGTAAAAATTGTCTACCAAAGCAGTAGACATCAGTATCTCCTCCAGTAGACATGTTGACTGCTTCAAAATATATCAGTAGACATGTCTGCTGAAGGCAGTAGACATGTCTGCCGACCATCAgtaaacatgtttaaaatatctACTGAATCAATAGAAAATCTACTAATTGACAATAACAGTCTACATGAACTGAATCTCAGTCGATATGAACAAAAAATCAGTCGATACTGAAGAACTCCGGAATTGAAGAACTCTAGAAATTGAAAACTTATCGAtgctcttttcttttcctttgttATCTTAGCAATCTAAATTGAAAGACTTTGGTATGGAAGAACTCTGGACAAAGATTGAAACACCGGAAGAATAATGAATGTTGGAAATGGGAAAACATGCAGGAAGGTGAGGAAAAGATATGAAAATTTAGAAAACCTATTTGAGAAGGAAAATTGATGAAAATACGAATGAAAAGAAAAAACTCATATAAATCTCAACCAAAaatctctattttttttaattacatgTCGTCTTTTTAGTAAGGGTAATATAGTCTTTCTAAAGTTAAGGTTTATccattgaattaaaaataaaataaggtcTATATCTCCATTCTTTCCAATTGAGAAGGTAATGAGCAATTCAAGAAAGTTAATTTCGAAATAATTCATTTCTATTAATATCATATCAACCCTTATGAATCAGAGAATAGACTTTCATATTGGGTCAGATTACATTACTATAATAAATTTAGAGGAAAAAagttattttcttgattttgttgGCTAAGAAAAAATATGCAGATTCAACAAGATAGAATAATAAACAGAAAGGTAAAGAACACAAGATATATGAAAGTTCGAAGGGTGAATCCTtttacgtctccccttcttccacacaGAAAAAAATTtcctagaagactttggttattacaacatcTTGTAACATATCCACAATCCATCCTACAGAATCAGTGACCGGTACCACCCGGTTCGTCCAACCTAAGTCTTGTCCCGTAGAATGGGATGTCCAGGACAAATAACCATGGACGTGAGCAAATAATGCCCAGTACGAATGTAAGAATATACATGTTCTATGAATGCAAATGCAAGTGAAGGGTACCAAAAAACCTATCCAGAACACTGCTCAGTTAAAGGCGTCATGGTATGTAGTACACTGAgctgtcgcatcaggaggtactcccataccataaaccgtGGACATATCCGGATCCAAAATTATTGTatccatccacaaaatataACAGAGCTGAGCGACCCCTTTACAGGTAGTATCAATGAAATACAGGTTCAATGTGacaatgcatgcagcataatatccgtgacataataaatgcacatataatcaatgtcacataaaacatgcaaacatagaacatgcatactcaaccagagTATCTCGGATAGTATGTCCATACCTCAAAGCAAGAAACCTAGTGATACAAGTACTTCAGTCCAAACCTATAAGTAGACAATCATTGTATCATTATTCAtcctctaaaagccttaactagactataaATACTCACTTAAACTAATCTGAGTCTAGTATAATACCTACGTTCGTCGATATCCTATTGATGGCGatagccccaaaacttgggcacaactctgctgcAACTCCGGCAGCACTCCGTCGCTCCTTGTCCTTCGAGAAGAATGCCTAAAAGGCCCTAAAATCGAGCTAGAACGAGAGAGGTAAGTTAGGAAATTGGAAATTGGAAATGGCACTTtcggcctctatttatagacacggatCAGATGATCCGATCTCCTCCATTCAATCTCATCCGAACATGCGTCCAACCATATCCGGAATCTTATCTGAATatgatcggatcatccgatcctgACTTAGGATCATCTGATCTACTCAGAGATTCCGAACTTTAACATAGATTCTGaactgttcggatggtccgatcccttGGCTTGGTTTGGATTGTCTGAAGTCCTGAACACTTGGAACTTCCTCGGAGAGGGGTAGGCGTCGGGTCGGGTATTGTCGGGTCGAGTACCCAACTATTCGGGTAGTCATTTAGACTACTCGAACCCGACCCAAAATTTTCGGGTACCCGACAATCGGGTATACGAAAAATTTGGTTATTATACTTCGGGCACCCAAaatctttgtttctttggatttGGAAAGAAACCATTACAACCTTCACGAATCACAATTCCATCTTTTATGCACCTCACTGTATAAAATCTATTGAAAAACATAAAGCTTCAAGATTCAACATTGTAGATCTAAAGAGAAAATAAATGGAAATTTTCGTGGGTCTATAGCATCACAAGCCTCGCCCATTTGCAGCACCGCTTCTTGAAATTCTCTCAATCTTATTCCTTCTTCGTATTAAGTTTTTGGTTTGGAAATGGGTTGCTAAATTTGCAGAAGTTTGGAGAATGCGAGAACGAAGGGAGAGGCAGTGAGAGATAGAGCAATGGGTGCAGACTCAAAAGCCCAGAAATTTCATAGCCAAGTTAGGAGGAAGATAAGATGGCATGAGATGGAACAATAGGTGCTAAACTCCATAGCCGAGAAATTTCAAAGCGAGGAAGATGAGATTTgggagaaaaattaaaaattccagCAACTAAATGAGAAACATGAGATCTAGGCTTGTGTTGGCATACTGTATATTAGTGTTGGTCTTGTATTTTGTCGGGTACCCGACCCAATCGGGTAATAAATATGAAACTCAAAACCAACCCGAAAATCAAATTGTCGGGTTCAGGTTCTACCTGAAtccgaaaaatttaaaaattacccGACCTGATCGAGTCGGATCGGGTTCCCGATACCCAAGAATAAACGCCCACCCCTATTCCCGGATGATTTTCGAATGTCCTGAATCCAATTTTCCACTCCTTTAACTCATTTAAGAactttttatcatgttttaggcAATGAATTAGTTAAATTAGtagtcgggctactacattctccccaataACATGGAACAtcgttaatattataataacatCGCAGTTCAATATACAACTCAACTGCTCAAATGAAAACAATACATCAAAAAAACTATGGATGTTCGGAACACATACGACTCTCTAATTCCCAAGCCGCGTCGACGCTGTCACTGAACCATGACTAGAGGAATGTGTTTATtccgaagtaccttgtccttcctatcGAGAATTCTGAGTGGTCTCT
This region of Henckelia pumila isolate YLH828 unplaced genomic scaffold, ASM3356847v2 CTG_627:::fragment_1, whole genome shotgun sequence genomic DNA includes:
- the LOC140873513 gene encoding DUF21 domain-containing protein At4g14240-like, whose product is MHLVNAVVLASVAIRHGGLQDSVFLDAEIEFGTVWWFVYAGISCVLVLFAGIMSGLTLGLMSLGLVDLEILQRSGTSSEKKQAAAILPVVQKQHQLLVTLLLCNAAAMEALPIYLDKLFNQYVAIILSVTFVLFFGEVIPQAICSRYGLAVGANFIYLVRVLMIICYPISYPIGKILDCVLGHNEALFRRAQLKALVSIHSREAGKGGDLTHDETTIISGALDLTEKTAEEAMTPIESTFSLDVNSKLDWEAMGKILARGHSRVPVYSGNPKNIIGLLLVKSLLTVRAETETPVSAVSIRRIPRVPADMPLYDILNEFQKGSSHMAAVVKSKNKKPPSIVEKSEENEPTYGNSHLTTPLLSNKEEKAESVVVDIEKVPRPSSKSNLTYDMIVGKLPPSDDSEDGEVIGIITLEDVFEELLQEEIVDETDEFVDVHKRIRVAAAAAASSVARAPSFRRVSVQKGPGSQNKLGHPLKKPGEDDEVPTNKR